The genome window ATGGCCGCCAGGTGTACCCGTATCTGGTGGGTGCGTCCCGTTTCTGGAAAGATTTCAAGAAGGGTATAGCCATCTAAATATTTTACGACCTGATACTGCGTGCGCGCCGGTCGGCCCTCCCTCACCACCGCCATCCGCTTGCGGTTCCGCGCATCCCGTCCGATGGCTGCGTCGATAATACCTTTCTCCGGCGTCAGGCGTCCTTTCACCAGCACCAGATACACCTTGACCACAGAACGTTTTCTGAACTGCTCTATCAGGTCCATCTGTGCTACCCGGTTTTTGGCCACAATCATCAGGCCTGAGGTGTCCTTGTCCAGCCGGTGCACGATGCCCGGTCGGAGGGAATCGCCCATCTGGGCCAGATGGGGAACATG of Chloroflexota bacterium contains these proteins:
- a CDS encoding RluA family pseudouridine synthase — translated: HVPHLAQMGDSLRPGIVHRLDKDTSGLMIVAKNRVAQMDLIEQFRKRSVVKVYLVLVKGRLTPEKGIIDAAIGRDARNRKRMAVVREGRPARTQYQVVKYLDGYTLLEIFPETGRTHQIRVHLAAIGYPVVGDAVYGVKSPYLSRQFLHACRLGFKLPSSGEYVEFKSELPEDLAQALKEIS